One part of the Vicugna pacos chromosome 20, VicPac4, whole genome shotgun sequence genome encodes these proteins:
- the RSPH9 gene encoding radial spoke head protein 9 homolog isoform X1, with amino-acid sequence MDAESLLLSLELASGSGQGLSPDRRASLLTSLTLVKRDYRFDRVLFWGRILGLVADYYIAQGLSEDQLAPRKTLYSLNCMEWSLLPPATEEMATQTSVVKGRFMGDPSHEYEHTEVQKVNEGEKVFEEEVVVQIKEETRLVSVIDQIDKAVAIVPRGALFKTPFGSINVNRTFEGLSLSEAKKLSSYFHFKEPVELKNKTLLEKADMDPSLDFMDSLEHDIPKGSWSIQMERGNALVVLRSLLWPGLTFYHAPRTKNYGYIYVGTGEKNTDLPFML; translated from the exons ATGGACGCGGAGAGCCTCCTGTTATCGCTGGAGCTGGCGTCCGGTAGTGGGCAGGGCCTCAGCCCAGACCGTCGGGCCTCGCTGCTCACTTCCCTTACGCTGGTTAAACGCGACTACCGCTTCGATCGGGTCCTCTTCTGGGGCCGCATCCTCGGCCTCGTTGCGGATTACTATATCGCGCAGGGCCTGAGTGAGGACCAGCTCGCACCGCGCAAGACGCTGTACAG CTTGAACTGCATGGAGTGGAGCCTCTTGCCCCCTGCCACAGAGGAGATGGCGACGCAGACTTCTGTGGTGAAGGGCCGCTTCATGGGGGACCCGTCGCATGAGTACGAACACACTGAGGTGCAGAAGGTGAACGAGGGTGAAAAGGTCTTTGAAGAAGAAGTAGTG GTCCAGATCAAGGAGGAGACCCGCTTGGTGTCTGTCATTGACCAGATCGACAAGGCTGTGGCTATTGTCCCTCGAGGCGCTCTCTTTAAGACTCCTTTTGGATCCATAAACGTCAATCGGACCTTTGAAG GCCTGTCCTTGTCCGAAGCCAAGAAGCTCAGTTCCTACTTCCACTTCAAGGAGCCTGTTGAGCTGAAGAACAAGACCCTGCTTGAGAAGGCTGACATGGACCCCTCCCTGGACTTCATGGACTCCTTGGAGCATGACATCCCCAAAG ggtcCTGGAGCATCCAGATGGAGAGGGGCAACGCCTTGGTGGTGCTGCGCAGCCTGCTCTGGCCGGGCCTCACCTTCTACCACGCTCCCCGCACCAAGAACTATGGCTACATCTACGTGGGCACCGGCGAGAAGAACACAGACCTGCCCTTCATGCTGTAG
- the RSPH9 gene encoding radial spoke head protein 9 homolog isoform X2, whose product MDAESLLLSLELASGSGQGLSPDRRASLLTSLTLVKRDYRFDRVLFWGRILGLVADYYIAQGLSEDQLAPRKTLYSLNCMEWSLLPPATEEMATQTSVVKGRFMGDPSHEYEHTEVQKVNEGEKVFEEEVVVQIKEETRLVSVIDQIDKAVAIVPRGALFKTPFGSINVNRTFEGLSLSEAKKLSSYFHFKEPVELKNKTLLEKADMDPSLDFMDSLEHDIPKVEP is encoded by the exons ATGGACGCGGAGAGCCTCCTGTTATCGCTGGAGCTGGCGTCCGGTAGTGGGCAGGGCCTCAGCCCAGACCGTCGGGCCTCGCTGCTCACTTCCCTTACGCTGGTTAAACGCGACTACCGCTTCGATCGGGTCCTCTTCTGGGGCCGCATCCTCGGCCTCGTTGCGGATTACTATATCGCGCAGGGCCTGAGTGAGGACCAGCTCGCACCGCGCAAGACGCTGTACAG CTTGAACTGCATGGAGTGGAGCCTCTTGCCCCCTGCCACAGAGGAGATGGCGACGCAGACTTCTGTGGTGAAGGGCCGCTTCATGGGGGACCCGTCGCATGAGTACGAACACACTGAGGTGCAGAAGGTGAACGAGGGTGAAAAGGTCTTTGAAGAAGAAGTAGTG GTCCAGATCAAGGAGGAGACCCGCTTGGTGTCTGTCATTGACCAGATCGACAAGGCTGTGGCTATTGTCCCTCGAGGCGCTCTCTTTAAGACTCCTTTTGGATCCATAAACGTCAATCGGACCTTTGAAG GCCTGTCCTTGTCCGAAGCCAAGAAGCTCAGTTCCTACTTCCACTTCAAGGAGCCTGTTGAGCTGAAGAACAAGACCCTGCTTGAGAAGGCTGACATGGACCCCTCCCTGGACTTCATGGACTCCTTGGAGCATGACATCCCCAAAG TGGAACCTTGA